Part of the Acidobacteriota bacterium genome, GCAGGATCGGCTTGAGCTGGAGGGTGAACTCGGCGACGGGGTCGGCGAAGGCGACGACGGCTTCGAAGGGAACGGTGACGCTATGCCGGGAGCCCTCGAAGGCGAGGGTGACGGAAAAAGCTTCCTCGTCCACCATCAAGCCCCAGAATTGGTGCTGCAGGGCGATGGTCATCTCCTCCGGATAGCGCTCGCGGAGAAAGGTCGGGAGAGAGACTCCGGGGTGGTCGGTGCGG contains:
- a CDS encoding ClpXP protease specificity-enhancing factor SspB, with amino-acid sequence RTDHPGVSLPTFLRERYPEEMTIALQHQFWGLMVDEEAFSVTLAFEGSRHSVTVPFEAVVAFADPVAEFTLQLKPILPAEEEPLAAQEAEPEDAAGEDAAEGDGGEGEGARVVDFEAFRKR